In one window of bacterium DNA:
- a CDS encoding translation initiation factor IF-2 N-terminal domain-containing protein, with translation MAAEKIRIYELAKNLELSNKEVMDLLDQKLKITAKSHASTISKEDADKLASLITKKPSSPVPQPKVINQPKPESETTNKPDNSLTQKAEPQQQISKPAETDLQRQKPPMGKPYGERPEEKQEGRDFNRFPRPQGDRPPMGGGRPFPPRPQGDRPPMGGGRPYPPRPQGDRPPMGEGRPYPPRPQGDRPPMGEGRPYPPRPQG, from the coding sequence ATGGCAGCAGAAAAAATAAGAATATATGAGTTGGCAAAAAATTTAGAGCTTTCTAATAAGGAAGTGATGGATTTGCTTGACCAAAAATTAAAGATTACGGCAAAATCCCATGCAAGCACTATTAGCAAAGAAGATGCCGATAAACTTGCCTCTTTAATTACCAAAAAACCGTCTTCTCCCGTTCCTCAACCAAAAGTTATAAATCAACCTAAACCTGAATCCGAAACCACTAACAAACCTGATAATTCTTTAACACAAAAAGCAGAACCTCAACAACAAATATCAAAACCGGCAGAAACAGACCTTCAAAGACAAAAACCTCCGATGGGAAAACCTTACGGGGAAAGACCTGAAGAAAAACAAGAAGGAAGAGATTTTAACAGATTCCCGAGACCACAAGGTGATAGACCGCCAATGGGAGGAGGAAGACCGTTTCCTCCGAGACCACAGGGTGATAGACCGCCAATGGGAGGAGGAAGACCATATCCTCCGAGACCACAGGGTGATAGACCGCCAATGGGAGAAGGAAGACCATATCCTCCGAGACCACAAGGTGATAGACCGCCAATGGGAGAAGGAAGACCATATCCTCCGAGACCACAAGGTG